A genomic stretch from Solanum stenotomum isolate F172 chromosome 8, ASM1918654v1, whole genome shotgun sequence includes:
- the LOC125874847 gene encoding glucan endo-1,3-beta-glucosidase A-like, whose amino-acid sequence MSFLSFLVASLLLVGLLIQMTGAQPIGVCYGKIANNLPSDQDVKNLYNSNGIKKMRIYYPDTNVFNALKGSDIEIILDVPNQDLEALANPSSANGWVQDNIISNFPDVKFKYIAVGNEIDPGTNNGQYTQFVGPAMENVYNALTSAGLQDQIKVSTATYLGLLTNTYPPSDSIFREEYKSFINPIIEFLSRKNLPLLANIYAYFGHIDNTNDVPLSYALFNDQGTNSAGYQNLFDALLDSMYFATEKLGGQNIEIIVSESGWPSEGHPAATMENAQTYYTNLINHVKGGAGTPKKPGSTIETYLFAMFDENQKDGKISEQHFGLFYPDQRPKYQLNFN is encoded by the exons ATGTCTTTTCTAAGTTTTCTGGTAGCTTCCCTTTTACTTGTTGGGCTGTTAATCCAAATGACag GAGCACAACCTATTGGAGTATGCTATGGAAAAATTGCCAACAATTTACCATCAGATCAAGATGTCAAAAACCTATACAATTCTAATGGCATTAAAAAGATGAGAATTTACTATCCAGACACAAATGTCTTCAATGCTCTCAAAGGAAGTGACATTGAAATAATTCTTGATGTCCCAAATCAAGATCTTGAAGCCCTAGCCAACCCTTCAAGTGCCAATGGTTGGGTTCAAGATAATATAATAAGTAATTTCCCAGAtgttaaattcaaatatatagcCGTTGGAAATGAAATTGATCCCGGTACAAATAACGGTCAATATACACAATTTGTTGGTCCAGCAATGGAAAATGTTTACAACGCGTTAACATCAGCAGGGTTGCAAGATCAAATTAAGGTCTCAACCGCAACATACTTAGGACTCTTAACAAACACCTACCCACCAAGTGATAGTATTTTTCGCGAAGAATACAAAAGCTTCATTAATCCTATAATTGAATTTCTATCACGAAAGAACCTCCCACTCTTAGCCAATATTTACGCTTATTTTGGCCATATTGATAACACTAACGACGTTCCTCTTTCTTATGCACTTTTCAACGATCAAGGGACTAATTCTGCGGGATATCAAAATCTTTTTGATGCCCTTTTGGATTCAATGTATTTTGCTACGGAGAAACTTGGAGGACAAAATATTGAGATCATTGTATCAGAAAGTGGTTGGCCTTCTGAGGGACATCCTGCAGCAACTATGGAAAATGCACAAACTTATTATACGAATTTGATTAATCATGTAAAAGGAGGGGCTGGAACACCAAAGAAACCTGGAAGTACGATAGAAACTTATTTATTCGCCATGTTTGATGAAAATCAAAAGGATGGAAAAATAAGTGAGCAACATTTTGGACTCTTTTATCCTGATCAGAGGCCAAAGTATCAACTCAATTTCAATTGA
- the LOC125873742 gene encoding glucan endo-1,3-beta-glucosidase, acidic-like, translated as YVLTNVRPXGTNTGQYTQFVGPAMENVYNALTSAGLQDQIKVSTATYLGLLTNTYPPSDSIFREEYKSFINPIIEFLSRKNLPLLANIYPYFGHIDNTNDVPLSYALFNDQGTNSAGYQNLFDALLDSMYFATEKLGGQNIEIIVSESGWPSEGHPAATMENAQTYYTNLINHVTGGAGTPKKPGSTIETYLFAMFDENQKDGKISEQHFGLFYPDQRPKYQLNFN; from the coding sequence TATGTGTTGACAAATGTACGGCCTATNGGTACAAATACCGGTCAATATACACAATTTGTTGGTCCAGCAATGGAAAATGTTTACAACGCGTTAACATCAGCAGGGTTGCAAGATCAAATTAAGGTCTCAACCGCAACATACTTAGGACTCTTAACAAACACCTACCCACCAAGCGATAGTATTTTTCGTGAAGAATACAAAAGCTTCATTAATCCTATAATCGAATTTCTATCACGAAAGAACCTCCCACTCTTAGCCAATATTTACCCTTATTTTGGCCATATTGATAACACTAACGACGTTCCTCTTTCTTATGCACTTTTCAACGATCAAGGGACTAATTCTGCGGGATATCAAAATCTTTTTGATGCCCTTTTGGATTCAATGTATTTTGCTACGGAGAAACTTGGAGGACAAAATATTGAGATCATTGTATCGGAAAGTGGTTGGCCTTCTGAGGGACATCCTGCAGCAACTATGGAAAATGCACAAACTTATTATACGAATTTGATTAATCATGTGACAGGAGGGGCTGGAACACCAAAGAAACCTGGAAGTACGATAGAAACTTATTTATTCGCCATGTTTGATGAAAATCAAAAGGATGGAAAAATAAGTGAGCAACATTTTGGACTCTTTTATCCTGATCAGAGGCCAAAGTATCAACTCAATTTCAATTGA
- the LOC125874850 gene encoding glucan endo-1,3-beta-glucosidase A-like — protein MRIYYPHTNVFNALKGSNIEIILDVPNQDLEALANPSNANGWVQDNIRNHFPDVKFKYISVGNEVDPGRESGKYARFVGPAMENIYNALSSAGLQNQIKVSTSTYSGLLTNTYPPRDSIFREEYKSFINPIIGFLAQHNLPLLANIYPYFAHIGNTNAVPLSYALFNQQRRNDAGYENLFDALVDSMYFATEKLGGQNIEIIVSESGWPSEGHPAATLKNARTYYTNLINHVKRGAGTPKKPGKTIETYLFAMFDENEKKGEASEKHFGLFNLDQRPKYQLNFN, from the coding sequence atgagaatttACTATCCACATACAAATGTCTTTAATGCCCTCAAAGGAAGTAACATTGAAATAATTCTTGATGTCCCAAATCAAGATCTTGAAGCCCTAGCCAATCCTTCAAATGCCAATGGTTGGGTTCAAGATAATATAAGAAATCATTTTCCCGAtgttaaattcaaatatatatccGTTGGAAATGAAGTTGATCCTGGTAGAGAGAGTGGTAAATATGCACGATTTGTTGGTCCAGCAATGGAAAATATTTACAACGCGTTATCATCAGCAGGGTTGCAAAATCAAATCAAGGTCTCAACATCGACATATTCAGGGCTCTTAACCAACACCTACCCACCTAGAGATAGCATTTTTCGCGAAGAATATAAAAGTTTCATTAATCCTATAATTGGATTTCTAGCACAACATAATCTTCCACTCTTAGCCAATATTTACCCTTATTTTGCCCATATTGGTAACACTAACGCCGTTCCTCTTTCTTATGCTCTTTTCAATCAACAAAGGAGAAATGATGCAGGATATGAAAATCTTTTCGATGCCCTTGTGGATTCAATGTATTTTGCTACGGAGAAACTTGGAGgacaaaatattgaaattattgTATCGGAAAGTGGTTGGCCTTCTGAGGGACACCCTGCAGCAACTTTGAAAAATGCGAGGACTTATTATACGAATTTGATTAATCATGTGAAAAGAGGGGCTGGAACACCAAAAAAACCTGGAAAGACCATAGAAACTTATTTATTTGCCATgtttgatgaaaatgaaaagaagggAGAAGCAAGTGAGAAACATTTTGGACTCTTTAATCTTGATCAGAGGCCAAAGTATCAACtcaattttaattaa